A single genomic interval of Shewanella psychropiezotolerans harbors:
- a CDS encoding LpxL/LpxP family Kdo(2)-lipid IV(A) lauroyl/palmitoleoyl acyltransferase yields the protein MVEKAQFSTHLYHPKYWPLWFGIGLMRLTQILPLSIQMKLGSLIGRLAKAVMGSRVHTAKRNLELCFPEMSPSERQDLLKRNFEETGKAIFDTINAWWWSDAKIQRHMSIKGQEHVEKTLADGHGVILFAVHCLPLEMGARIFGQFQPGVGVYRPHNNPVMEYLQVKGRLRSNKALVSKRDLRKMVRCLRSPDVIWYTADQDFGRSSATFIPFFAMQEAATITGATTLARLGKAKVLPFSVVRNADDKGYTIEIMPALDNFPGEDEIADAKRGNKIIEGIIEREPSQYMWLHRRFKTRPNKDDPSVY from the coding sequence GTGGTAGAAAAAGCCCAATTTTCGACACATCTATATCACCCAAAATACTGGCCACTCTGGTTCGGTATAGGCTTGATGCGCCTGACACAAATACTGCCCCTATCAATACAGATGAAACTAGGAAGTCTTATCGGGCGCTTAGCCAAAGCCGTCATGGGCAGTCGAGTCCACACTGCCAAGCGTAATTTGGAACTTTGCTTCCCCGAAATGAGCCCAAGTGAACGACAAGACTTACTGAAACGTAATTTTGAAGAAACCGGTAAGGCCATCTTCGATACCATCAACGCCTGGTGGTGGTCAGATGCTAAGATTCAACGCCACATGAGTATAAAAGGCCAAGAGCATGTCGAAAAGACACTCGCTGACGGCCATGGAGTGATCCTGTTCGCCGTGCATTGTCTGCCGCTGGAGATGGGGGCACGAATTTTTGGCCAATTTCAACCCGGGGTGGGCGTCTATCGTCCCCATAACAATCCAGTGATGGAATACCTGCAGGTCAAGGGGCGCTTGCGCTCCAATAAGGCTCTGGTGTCTAAACGAGATCTACGAAAGATGGTGCGTTGTCTGAGAAGTCCAGATGTTATCTGGTATACAGCGGATCAAGATTTCGGCCGTTCCAGTGCCACCTTCATTCCCTTCTTCGCCATGCAAGAAGCGGCAACTATCACAGGTGCCACCACCTTGGCTCGCTTGGGCAAGGCTAAAGTATTGCCCTTCAGTGTGGTCCGTAACGCCGACGATAAAGGCTACACCATAGAGATCATGCCAGCCCTCGATAACTTCCCCGGTGAGGATGAGATTGCAGATGCTAAGCGAGGCAATAAGATCATCGAAGGGATCATCGAGCGAGAACCCAGCCAGTATATGTGGCTACATCGCCGCTTCAAGACTCGTCCTAACAAGGATGACCCTTCGGTTTATTAG
- a CDS encoding TetR family transcriptional regulator, which translates to MAKRSKAQTEQTIKQILDEALQQVLSIGYESMSYTTLSEATGISRTGISHHFPRKAEFLIRLDANIAGLFINDLDFSTSAALEKSWMKAIESHRFCAILRLFFSLCGYSSKDITMFKAIDMARDTAISNLGPQGEGVFNDLLGRSAVVLLSRGYGIEADAA; encoded by the coding sequence ATGGCCAAACGTTCAAAAGCGCAAACGGAACAAACCATAAAGCAGATTTTGGATGAGGCGTTACAGCAGGTACTATCGATCGGCTATGAGTCCATGTCTTATACTACCTTGTCTGAGGCGACCGGGATCAGTCGCACTGGCATCAGCCATCATTTTCCTCGTAAAGCTGAGTTCCTGATTCGATTAGATGCCAATATTGCAGGCCTCTTTATTAATGACTTGGATTTTTCGACATCAGCGGCATTAGAGAAATCTTGGATGAAAGCCATTGAAAGCCATCGTTTCTGTGCAATCTTGCGTCTGTTTTTTAGCCTGTGTGGTTATTCGAGTAAAGATATCACCATGTTTAAGGCGATCGATATGGCTAGAGATACGGCAATATCAAACTTGGGGCCACAGGGGGAGGGCGTATTCAATGACCTGCTGGGAAGAAGTGCCGTGGTATTGCTCTCCAGAGGCTATGGTATTGAAGCTGATGCTGCATAA
- a CDS encoding MipA/OmpV family protein, translated as MNNHSQLQSSSQLFAQSLALTLTLYSGLALSSEHSDPEAVQPDEPLPKIYATQFQTETWGLGIGVRRGDIPFAVEDDEVYDVLPLIKYRNDYFFINGMEAGVHFWKNDEHQVNLYTRFRFVDIPQELQNESQSQAFDFGLQYRFLQDAWEFDVAFMSDSNKRSYGYTRTQYHWEYGNWYLNPYAEFHWKSADFNQHYYGLDQYEASGGIEFNAGIKTRYHLYSNLYLLGKFGVGRIDDETVNLPTMDTQYQFESFLGFGFFPDFSNKSTKNKATKSESRAPNSSDSEFIRLAHGWATPSNLNAIFSWQTQTDPYNNQFTSVFYGTRLTETLFNFPIELYFTPGLVWHHDSQVQSNLAEGVIAIKAFYTFEFGPRWRLGVAEGLSYVSSVTYIEGSELEEKGYKPSKLLNYLDFSLDVNMGDLFNNRAMDKMWMGYSIHHRSGIYEKSSAFGRIGGGSNYQTLYLQWHF; from the coding sequence ATGAATAATCATTCTCAGCTCCAATCGTCATCACAGCTATTTGCACAGTCCCTTGCCCTAACTCTCACGTTATATAGCGGGCTGGCACTATCATCAGAGCACAGTGATCCAGAAGCGGTGCAACCAGATGAGCCGCTACCTAAGATCTATGCCACACAATTCCAAACGGAAACCTGGGGACTAGGAATAGGCGTAAGAAGGGGCGACATTCCCTTTGCTGTAGAAGATGACGAAGTGTACGATGTGCTACCACTGATAAAATACCGCAACGATTATTTCTTCATCAACGGCATGGAAGCGGGTGTGCACTTTTGGAAGAATGATGAGCATCAGGTTAACCTCTATACTCGCTTTCGTTTCGTCGACATACCCCAGGAGCTACAAAACGAGTCGCAATCTCAGGCCTTCGATTTCGGCCTACAGTATCGATTCCTCCAAGACGCCTGGGAGTTTGATGTCGCCTTCATGTCTGATTCGAATAAACGCAGCTACGGCTACACCCGAACCCAATATCATTGGGAGTATGGCAATTGGTATCTTAACCCCTATGCCGAGTTTCATTGGAAGAGTGCCGATTTTAACCAACACTATTACGGCTTAGATCAGTATGAAGCCAGTGGTGGGATTGAATTTAATGCGGGTATTAAGACCCGATATCATCTCTATAGCAACCTATACCTATTAGGAAAATTTGGTGTGGGTCGCATCGATGACGAGACGGTTAACCTACCGACCATGGATACTCAATATCAATTTGAATCCTTTCTCGGTTTCGGCTTCTTTCCAGATTTCAGTAATAAAAGCACTAAGAATAAGGCAACTAAGTCCGAATCGAGAGCCCCTAATAGCAGCGATAGTGAGTTTATACGCCTTGCACATGGTTGGGCCACGCCTTCGAACCTGAACGCCATTTTCTCCTGGCAAACCCAGACAGATCCCTATAATAATCAATTCACCTCTGTATTCTACGGTACGCGTCTCACCGAGACCTTGTTTAACTTTCCTATTGAGCTCTACTTCACACCAGGCTTGGTTTGGCACCACGACTCTCAAGTACAGAGTAATCTGGCCGAAGGCGTCATTGCCATCAAGGCCTTCTACACCTTCGAATTTGGCCCAAGATGGCGCCTGGGTGTCGCAGAAGGTCTGTCCTATGTATCAAGCGTCACCTATATAGAAGGCTCGGAGCTGGAAGAGAAAGGTTATAAGCCTTCCAAACTACTCAACTATCTGGATTTTTCCTTAGATGTAAATATGGGTGACCTATTTAATAACCGCGCCATGGACAAGATGTGGATGGGTTACAGCATACACCACAGATCCGGCATCTATGAAAAGAGCTCAGCCTTTGGCCGCATCGGTGGCGGCAGTAACTATCAGACCCTATATCTGCAATGGCATTTCTAA
- a CDS encoding assimilatory sulfite reductase (NADPH) flavoprotein subunit, whose protein sequence is MLLKELSSLASPLSTGQVDKLKQLTAELSAVQLAWVSGYLSATAEQGSNLLGSETAVQSAPAQTITILYGSQTGNGRGVASELAAKAQAQGYAVNLASMGDYKVRQLKQETILLAVVSTHGEGEAPDDAIELYKFLASKRAPKLENLNYSVLALGDSSYEFFCQTGKDFDDRLSALGAKPLQTLVECDVDYESASELWQESVLEAVKPLIETSGASVVSLSGTGIPGAVVSEFTKQKPYTAELLVSQKLTGRGSDRDVRHVEIDLGESGLSYQAGDALGVWFTNTATLVEELLIKLSLDGDEAVTVGKDALSLKQALIEKKELTQLYPGLIKDWAALSGNAELQSISDDKELTRQFVRNNQLADLVATYSAEVTSTQLLAMLRPITPRLYSIASSQSEVESEVHLTVALVEDEREGAARFGGASQFLAQAQEGAEVKVYVEPNKHFRLPENPETPVIMVGPGTGIAPFRAFMQERAAQGIEGNSWLIFGNPHFEQDFLYQTEWQQYLKDGSLSRIDLAFSRDQAHKIYVQHRIAEQGEELWKWLESGAHFYICGDAERMAKDVHQALLDIAVKFGGKTEEEAEAYFEQLRSDKRYQKDVY, encoded by the coding sequence ATGTTGTTAAAAGAGCTTTCATCACTCGCTTCGCCATTGTCGACAGGGCAGGTGGATAAGTTAAAGCAGCTCACCGCTGAGCTGAGTGCCGTGCAACTTGCGTGGGTGAGCGGATATTTATCTGCTACCGCCGAGCAAGGATCCAATCTTCTTGGTAGCGAAACTGCCGTTCAAAGCGCTCCGGCACAAACCATCACCATACTATACGGTAGTCAAACCGGTAATGGTCGTGGGGTTGCAAGCGAATTGGCAGCGAAGGCTCAAGCCCAAGGGTACGCCGTTAACCTTGCTTCCATGGGGGATTACAAGGTCCGTCAACTGAAGCAAGAAACCATATTACTGGCTGTCGTGAGTACTCACGGTGAAGGCGAAGCGCCCGATGATGCTATCGAATTGTATAAATTCCTGGCATCTAAGCGAGCGCCTAAATTAGAAAACCTAAACTATTCGGTGTTGGCTCTGGGGGATTCGAGTTATGAATTCTTCTGTCAGACAGGTAAGGACTTCGATGATCGCCTATCAGCATTAGGCGCTAAGCCACTCCAGACTCTGGTTGAATGTGATGTCGACTATGAATCTGCCTCTGAATTGTGGCAAGAGAGTGTTTTAGAGGCCGTTAAGCCGTTGATCGAAACCTCTGGTGCGAGTGTTGTTTCACTATCTGGTACAGGCATACCAGGCGCAGTAGTGAGTGAGTTCACCAAGCAAAAACCTTATACAGCAGAGCTTCTCGTGAGCCAGAAGTTAACAGGGCGGGGATCGGATCGTGACGTACGACACGTCGAAATCGACTTAGGTGAGTCAGGGCTGAGCTATCAAGCCGGTGATGCGCTGGGAGTCTGGTTTACTAATACAGCAACTTTAGTCGAAGAGCTACTGATTAAATTATCCCTCGACGGCGATGAAGCTGTAACAGTGGGCAAGGATGCGTTATCTCTCAAGCAAGCGTTAATCGAGAAGAAAGAGCTGACTCAGCTTTACCCAGGTCTGATTAAAGATTGGGCCGCTCTTAGCGGTAATGCCGAGCTGCAGAGTATCAGTGATGACAAAGAGCTGACTCGTCAGTTTGTGCGAAATAATCAGCTAGCAGATCTAGTGGCTACTTACAGCGCAGAAGTAACTTCTACTCAGCTGTTGGCCATGCTGCGACCTATCACACCTCGTCTGTATTCCATTGCATCGAGTCAGTCCGAGGTGGAATCAGAGGTACACTTGACCGTTGCCTTAGTCGAAGATGAACGTGAAGGAGCCGCAAGATTTGGTGGCGCTTCACAGTTTCTGGCTCAAGCACAAGAGGGAGCCGAAGTTAAGGTATATGTTGAACCTAATAAGCATTTCAGACTTCCGGAAAATCCAGAGACTCCAGTAATCATGGTGGGGCCGGGCACAGGTATTGCGCCGTTTAGAGCCTTTATGCAGGAACGTGCGGCTCAAGGTATCGAAGGCAATAGCTGGCTTATTTTCGGTAACCCACATTTTGAGCAGGATTTTCTCTATCAAACTGAGTGGCAGCAATATCTGAAAGATGGCTCGTTATCTCGTATAGATTTAGCCTTCTCTAGAGATCAGGCTCACAAGATTTATGTTCAGCACAGAATCGCCGAGCAAGGTGAAGAGCTGTGGAAATGGCTCGAGTCTGGCGCGCATTTCTATATTTGTGGTGATGCCGAGCGTATGGCAAAAGATGTGCATCAGGCCTTGTTGGATATCGCTGTGAAGTTTGGCGGGAAAACCGAGGAGGAGGCCGAGGCCTACTTTGAGCAATTACGCAGCGACAAGCGTTATCAGAAAGACGTTTATTGA